The following proteins are encoded in a genomic region of Cervus elaphus chromosome 15, mCerEla1.1, whole genome shotgun sequence:
- the C15H10orf82 gene encoding uncharacterized protein C10orf82 homolog, whose translation MESSKTFMRQMPITPGYSGFVPYLSCQGTSSEDNMAHCLKIFQENAQRYKDRLEEFHCSVAAAPKLKPVRSEGTVLRTLHQYYRQFHPLSLECKNIKKPLHEPPIPGWAGYLPRARVTELGCATRYTVMARNCYRDFLDLMERAKQAHLKPYEEIYGVKSTPPPPTPPPKVLLHEGLLPKYPDFSIPGARCPTLSRALMEDPRPLMTCDCTQRPSVWCGGKIYLEPLSAGKDMEG comes from the exons ATGGAGTCTTCCAAGACCTTCATGAGACAGATGCCCATCACACCAGGCTACAGTG GCTTCGTGCCCTACCTGAGCTGCCAGGGCACCTCCAGCGAGGACAACATGGCCCACTGTCTGAAAATCTTCCAGGAGAACGCACAGCGGTATAAAGACCGGCTGGAGGAATTCCACTGCTCTGTGGCCGCTGCCCCAAAACTGAAACCTGTCCGCTCGGAAGGGACGGTCCTCCGGACACTGCACCAGTATTACCGGCAGTTCCATCCCTTGAGTCTGG AATGCAAGAATATAAAGAAACCTCTCCATGAGCCCCCCATCCCCGGCTGGGCGGGCTACCTGCCAAGAGCCAGGGTCACTGAATTAGGCTGCGCCACGCGGTACACCGTCATGGCCAGAAACTGCTACAGGGACTTCCTGGACCTCATGGAGCGGGCCAAACAAGCACATCTGAAACCATATGAGGA AATATATGGAGTTAAGTCCACACCACCTCCTCCTACTCCTCCTCCAAAAGTTTTGTTGCATGAAGGGCTGCTGCCAAAATATCCAGATTTCTCTATTCCAG GTGCTAGGTGTCCTACCCTCAGCCGAGCCTTGATGGAGGACCCCAGGCCCCTGATGACGTGTGACTGTACTCAGAGGCCAAGTGTTTGGTGCGGCGGGAAGATTTATCTAGAGCCGTTATCTGCAGGAAAGGACATGGAAGGGTAG